From a single Herpetosiphon gulosus genomic region:
- a CDS encoding CoA ester lyase — translation MSSRIRRSEMTCPAHSLAMITKAAASEADEVIIDLEDACAVSQKIAARATVIQALQSLDFGQKIVAVRPNAVQTHYHYRDVVEIVEAAGAKIDVLVIPKIESADDVRFVDRLLSQIEANIGLKVGTIKLEVLIEGTRALQAVEQITNASPRLESLIFGLADYAGDLGARSADDQWGMFAYPKHKMLVAAKAAGLEAIDNVTFAFRDAEACQRDAERAATMGFDGKWAIHPAQVPIINQAFLPSAAEIAEAQRLINAYQAADQQAGLGAIAIDDQMIDAASLRVHAKKLALAQRAGLIAIQP, via the coding sequence AAGCCGCCGCCTCTGAGGCCGATGAAGTGATTATTGATTTAGAAGATGCTTGTGCTGTTTCGCAGAAAATTGCTGCCCGCGCGACCGTGATTCAAGCCTTGCAAAGCTTGGATTTTGGCCAGAAGATTGTGGCGGTGCGCCCAAATGCGGTGCAAACCCATTATCACTATCGCGATGTTGTCGAAATTGTCGAGGCTGCTGGCGCTAAAATCGATGTCTTGGTGATTCCTAAAATCGAAAGTGCTGACGATGTGCGCTTCGTCGATCGTTTGCTCAGCCAAATCGAGGCCAATATTGGCTTGAAGGTTGGCACAATTAAGCTCGAAGTATTAATTGAAGGCACTCGCGCCTTACAAGCAGTTGAGCAGATTACCAATGCCTCGCCCCGTTTGGAAAGCTTAATTTTTGGTTTGGCGGATTATGCTGGTGATTTAGGAGCACGCTCGGCAGATGATCAATGGGGCATGTTTGCCTACCCCAAACACAAAATGTTGGTAGCAGCCAAAGCGGCTGGCTTAGAGGCAATTGATAATGTGACCTTTGCCTTTCGCGATGCTGAGGCCTGCCAACGCGATGCTGAACGGGCCGCCACGATGGGCTTCGATGGCAAATGGGCGATTCATCCGGCCCAAGTACCAATCATCAACCAAGCCTTTTTGCCCAGTGCCGCCGAAATTGCCGAAGCTCAACGCCTGATCAACGCCTACCAAGCTGCCGATCAACAGGCAGGCTTAGGGGCAATTGCAATTGATGATCAGATGATCGATGCAGCTAGCTTGCGGGTGCATGCCAAAAAATTAGCCTTGGCTCAACGGGCAGGATTAATCGCCATTCAGCCTTAG